The genomic segment CCAAAGGCAAAAATCCCCATAAAAAATGTAGGCCAATGGGTGTAATGAAATGCCGCCTCTATTACAGCAATAATAGTTTCATAGTGATGGGTGGCGTTATCAACGTAAACTCCAAATATTTTAGAAAGTTGGGAAGTTGCGATGATGATCGCAGCTGCGTTAGTGAATCCATTAACAACTGGATGAGAAAGGAAATTGACAACTACGCCTAATTTTAAAATACCAAGGGATAATTGAAAAACACCAACGATAAATGCTAAAAGTACCGTGTAAATTATGTACTCTTGGCCTCCGGCAGTAGCTAATGGCTCAAGGGAAGCGGCCGTCATAAGAGACACAACCGCAACTGGGCCTGTTGCAAGCTGTCTGCTTGAACCGAAAAGCGAAGCCATCATTGGGGGCAAAAAAGCCGCATAAAGGCCGTAATATGCTGGAAGACCAGCTAATTGAGCGTAAGCCATAGATTGAGGAATAAGAACTAAAGCTACAGTAAGTCCGGCTATAAAATCCGTTTTTAAATCATTTTTGCTGTAATCCTTAAACCATTCCAAAAAAGGTAAAAATTTTTTTAACATACATAGAACTCCTTACTTAATTTTATTTATTTTGAGTATACAACTCATAATTCTAATTCTTGAGTAATTTTTTGCATAAATTTATTAATTCATTATATAGGGAGCTTGATTCATAAAGATTATAATTTTTAAACCTAACGACCCCATCAACCATCGAAAATATTAGCAAAGCTGTTTTTCGATCATGGGACAGTCCTATTGAACCGTCACTTTGACCTTTTTTTATGGCATTTTCAAAAATATTGAGTAAAAAATTATAAATTTCTTCAAGATGGTTTCGGCAAATTGTATTTTCTTCTGCTAATTTATAAGGATAATAGTGGTGAAGAATCAAAAACCTATTTTCCATCATTCCTGCAAGATATAGATAAAAAGATATGATTTCTTCCATTAAACCTAAACCGTTTTTAGCTTGGGTTTCTTTATCCTTTAAATAGTCGCTAAATTCTTTTACAATACGGTTTTTAATATCATCTAATATTGATAAGAGAATGTCCTCCTTATTTTTAAAATGATAAAATATAGTTCCTTCAGCAATTCCAGTAGCTTTTGATAATTCAGACATTGAGGTATCTTTAAAACCTTTTTCAGAAAAAAGAATTGCAGCAGCTTTTAAAATTATTTCTTTTTTTTTTAACATTATTACTTTTCCAAAATATTTAACAAGAAAAAACCAACTGAGTGCTCACTCAGGAATTAATACAAAATTTTATGGGAATTGGTCAAGAAAAAAAAGTTATTCTCATAAAGAATTATTTTAACTCTTGTTTTTTGAAGGTTTTGGGTTAAAATATAATAAAATTTATAAAGAAATACCAATATTATAAAGAGGTGAAGTTATGAGATTTGTAGATCCGAAAAGCAACATAGCTTTTAAAAAGATATTTGGGAATGAAAATAGAACAGAGATATTAATAAGCTTTCTAAATGCGGTTTTGGTGCTTGAAGGGGAGAATGCAATAAAAGAAGTAACGATATTAGACCCGTATCAAGCGCCAAAGATAAAGGATTTAAAAGAAACCATACTTGATGTTAGAGCGAAGGACGGGAGAGGCGTAACATTTATTGTAGAAATGCAAGTAGAAAAAGAGGATTGGTTTCCTAAAAGAGCATTATATTACACAAGTAAGGCTTATGTTTCTCAGATAGAAAAAACGGTAGATTATCCAAAATTAAATCAAGTTTTCTTTATAGGTATTCTTAATTTTAAGATATTTGAAACA from the Desulfobacterales bacterium genome contains:
- a CDS encoding TetR/AcrR family transcriptional regulator, whose product is MLKKKEIILKAAAILFSEKGFKDTSMSELSKATGIAEGTIFYHFKNKEDILLSILDDIKNRIVKEFSDYLKDKETQAKNGLGLMEEIISFYLYLAGMMENRFLILHHYYPYKLAEENTICRNHLEEIYNFLLNIFENAIKKGQSDGSIGLSHDRKTALLIFSMVDGVVRFKNYNLYESSSLYNELINLCKKLLKN